The nucleotide sequence TCAGCAAAGGATTCCATGGTTATCTGAGTCTTACCTCCATGGTGCTGAAATGCATTTCTTACCTTTTGTATGAAAAAATATTTATATTAAAATCTTCTGGATTGTACATGAAATTAATACAATTATTGAATTCCGCAATGTATTACTCCCATTCAGAAGTCTGTTTTTTCCCTCTGGTGAAAAATGCCGGGAATATTCCAAATTTGGAGCCCAGGGCATGGAACAGGGGGAAAAAGATAAGAACGGTCAGGATTCGTGCCAGCATTACGACAGGCCCTGTGTAATCATCCTGGCTGACAGTTCCGCCGCTGCCCATCATGTCGATGTAAAAATCCCTGCGGCTCAAAGGTTCGCTGTGCTCAATCTGGCTGATGAAATTTTCACTGGAAGCCAGGTCTTCCCGTATGATTCTTCCCACGGGAAGGGTGGCTTCGCCGGAATAATAGTCTCCTTCTGTCCGAACATTTTCCATATTGATGGCAGCGGCCACCCGTTCGCCGGAGGGAAGGGTCAGGGCATAGAGATAATAATTGCCGTAATACCCGGCGCCCCGGTTGCGGTATTCGATGCCCGGAGACACCACCGTAAAGGTATCGTGGGTTTCCAGATCCTCAATGGACTGTGCACGGAAAATATCACTTCCCGCCATGCCGCCGATTTCTCCTTCCGGCACAGTATGTTCTTCCACATAATTTTCATAGTTCCGGGAGAGAAAACGTTCCGTAAGATTAGCAGGCAGAATACTGACAAACAGAGCCAGAAGCAGGCACAGCCAGATGTCAAAGCGCAGATGATGATAGCGCATGTAAAATCACCTCCGCAACTATGATAGCATATTGCCCTGATTCAGTCTACCATGGATATGGTTCTGCCGGAAATGTTTGTTGACAGAAGGAAAAAGTATGATTAGAATAGGGAGTAAAGTAAATAGTATGATTTATTTTGAATACGGACAGGCGAGGAATAATATTATGAGCAAAATTATTTTAACAGGCGACAGACCCACCGGAAAACTCCACGTAGGCCATTATGTGGGCTCTCTGCGGCGCAGAGTGGAATTGCAGAATTCCGGGGAATACGATAAGGTGTTTATTATGATTGCAGACGCCCAGGCACTGACGGACAATGCGGAACATCCGGAGAAGGTACGCCAGAATGTGGTGGAAGTGGCCCTGGATTACATGGCCTGCGGACTGGAGCCGGAGAAATCCACACTGTTTATCCAGTCTCAGATACCCCAGTTATGCGAGTTATCCTTTTACTATATGAATCTGGTTACCGTATCAAGATTACAGCGGAATCCCACGGTAAAGGCTGAGATTCAGATGCGCAATTTTGAAGCCAGCATTCCCGTTGGGTTTTTCACTTATCCCATCAGCCAGGCGGCAGATATTACCGCATTTCAGGCGACTACGGTTCCTGTAGGAGAAGACCAGCTTCCCATGATTGAGCAGACCAGGGAAATCGTACACAAATTCAATACTGTATACGGGGAAACTCTGGTGGAGCCAAAAGTGCTGCTGCCGGAGAACCAGGCGTGTATGCGGCTTCCCGGTACCGATGGAAAAGCCAAAATGAGCAAATCTCTGGGCAATTGCATTTACCTCTCAGAGGAACCGGAGGAGATTAAGAAAAAGGTCATGAGCATGTTCACAGACCCCAACCATCTGCGGGTGGAAGATCCGGGTTCTCTGGAAGGCAATACCGTATTCACATATCTGGATGCTTTCTGCCAGGACGGACATTTTGAGCGGTATCTGCCGGATTATGCAAATCTGGATGAACTGAAAGCCCATTACCGGCGGGGCGGCCTTGGGGATGTGAAAGTGAAGAAATTCCTGAACAATGTATTGCAGGAAGTGCTGGAGCCCATCCGCAGCCGCAGAAAAGAACTGCAGAAAGACATTCCCTATATCTATGAGGTGCTGAAAAAGGGAAGTGAAGAAGCGGAGAAAGCAGCAGCCGGGACACTGGATAAGGTGCGCTCCGCCATGAAAATCAATTATTTTGCGGATGCGGAATTAATCCGGGAGCAGGCGGAGAAATTCAGATAAAAAACATGAGCGGACAGAAGTTCCGGGAAAACAGCCGAACAGGACTCTGAAATAAAAGAGTCTATGTCCGGCTGTTTTTTCATATAATGAAGGGAAAATACACCCACAGGAATGAACAGCTATGAAAAAAAGGAAAAAAATACGGAAATATCTGGGAATGGCACTGATTTATTTCTGCTTCCTGACGCAAATCATGGAAAGGGGCAAAACGGGTCCGGTACCCCTTGTGTTTGCAGAAGAACAGAACGTGCAGGAACAGCCCCAGGAAGCAGCCGTATCCCAGCAGCCCGAATTCAGCCTTTATGCAAAATCGGCAGTGCTGATGGATGGGGAAAGCGGACGGATACTTTATGAAAAAAATGGATACGAGCATATGCCCAATGCCAGCACCACCAAAATTATGACCTGTATTCTGGCGCTGGAGGAGGGCGATTTGGAGAGTGAGGTAAAAGTCAGCAGCTATGCGGCTTCCATGCCCCAGGTGCGTCTTGGTATGAGCAAAGATGACAGTTTTCGGCTGAAAGATTTGCTGTATTCCCTGATGCTGGAATCTCATAACGATTCGGCAGTTGCCATTGCGGAGCATATTGGAGGCTCCGTAGAAGGATTTGCCGCAAAAATGAATCAGAAAGCAGATGAACTGGGCTGCAAAGATACTTATTTCATTACGCCCAACGGCCTGGACGCCAGCGACGGGACGGGAGTGCACGGAACCACAGCGGAAGATCTGGCCAGAATTATGAGCTACTGTAT is from Lachnospiraceae bacterium JLR.KK002 and encodes:
- the trpS gene encoding tryptophan--tRNA ligase, whose protein sequence is MSKIILTGDRPTGKLHVGHYVGSLRRRVELQNSGEYDKVFIMIADAQALTDNAEHPEKVRQNVVEVALDYMACGLEPEKSTLFIQSQIPQLCELSFYYMNLVTVSRLQRNPTVKAEIQMRNFEASIPVGFFTYPISQAADITAFQATTVPVGEDQLPMIEQTREIVHKFNTVYGETLVEPKVLLPENQACMRLPGTDGKAKMSKSLGNCIYLSEEPEEIKKKVMSMFTDPNHLRVEDPGSLEGNTVFTYLDAFCQDGHFERYLPDYANLDELKAHYRRGGLGDVKVKKFLNNVLQEVLEPIRSRRKELQKDIPYIYEVLKKGSEEAEKAAAGTLDKVRSAMKINYFADAELIREQAEKFR